TCGGCGAGCTCCTGATCACCCTCGACGGCACCATCCACCGGATCACCGCCGGCGACACGGTGATCATCAATCCCGGCGCGACCCTGGCCGTCGAGAACCCGACCGCCCACACCGCGATCTCCTGGGTCACGACCTCCATCGGTCTGGAGGCGGAACTGGCCGACGGCACCCGCATCACTCCCCCGTGGGCCAACTGACCACTACGCCGCCGGCGCTCCCGCCGGCACAGCGAGCGGACCGAACCTGGCCCGGCCCCGGTCCGCGGCCTCCTCGACGCAGCGGAGTCCGTCGTCGACGGGGTCGAGGGCGAGTTGGTGGGAGGCCCCTGCCGGCACCGGCACCGGCACCGCCGGCCGCGCCGCCGACGAGGTTCCGGGCGGCCCAGCCCACACCCTGTGGCTGCGGGGGCCTCGCGGCGGGAAGACGGCGTGCCGCGGGTGCTCAGCGGTGAAGCCGATCCCGCCCAGCGCCTGCTCGCAGTGCCGGTCCGCGGGCGGTCCCGGTTGTCGCGGCACCGGTCCATTAGTTGCTGGGGTCCGAGCGAAGTGGCGTAGCGAACACTTGGGAGTCGTCGGCGAACGCCTTGAACTCCAGGGCGTTGCCGGCCGGGTCGAGCAGGAACATCGTCCACTGCTCGCCGGTTTCGCCTGCAAAGCGCACGTAGGGCTCGATGACGAATTCGGTGTCGGCGGCGTGCAGTTGGTCGGCGAGCCGGTGGAAGGCGTCGATGGTCAGGATCAGCCCGAAGTGCGGTACGGGGACGTCATGGCCGTCGACCGGGTTGTGCATCTGTCCGGCGCGGGCCGGAGCGAGGTGGGTGACGAACTGGTGGCCGTGCAGATTCCAGTCCACCCAGGTGTCGGCGCTGCGGCCCTGCTCCAGGCCGAGTGTCTCGCCGTAGAAACGGCGGGCGGCGTCGAGGTCGTCGACCGGGACGGCGAGGTGGAATCGGGGGATGGGGGAGGCGAGAACGGACATGGATCCGGGGTTCCTTCCGTGACGCATGGAGTGAAGTGGCTGACGCTTACCAGTTTTGACGGGTGGGCGAAATGATCAGGTCGTTGACGGTGGCGTCGGCGGGCTGATCGAGGGCGTCCGCGACGCTCTGAGGGTCGCCCAGGGGTGTTGGGTGTGGCTGTCAGGTGGCTGCGAGGCGGGCGACCGCGTCCGCGACGGGGGTGTCGCCGGAGGTCAGCTCGACGATGACGCGAGTGAGGGCGGGCTCGTGCAGGGCGGCGTCGATGAACGCGGCGACATCCTCGCGGTGCACGTCGCCGTACTCGACAGCGGGCCCGGCAGCGACCCGCCCGGTACCCGATCCGTCCAGCAGGGTGCCGGGGCGGACGATGAGCCAGTCAAGGCTGGTGCGGGTGAGATGGACGTCGGCACTCTTCTTGACCTTGACGTAGTGCTCGAAGCCTTCGGACGCTGCAGCGCCGCGCAGGGCGTCGGGGAACACGGAGACGAGGACGAAGCGCGGGACTCCGGCGTTCTCGGCCGCGGCGGCCGCCTTCTCCAGGCCCTTGCCGTCGATGAGCGTGGTCTTGTCCATGCCGGTTCCGTGGGCGCCGGCCGAGAACACCACCGCGTCGTGACCGGCGAGTTTGCGGGCGAGTTCTGCCACGGAGTCGGCGATCAGGTCGCCGGTCACCGGCGTCGCCCCGGTCGCGCGAATCGTGTCGGCCTGGGCCGGACTGCGGTGCATGCCGGTCACCTCGTCGCCGCGCTCGGACAGCAGGCCGGCGAGCCTCCTGCCGACACCTCCGGCGGCACCGATCTGGAACACCTTCAAGGAAATCGCCTCTCCTGGCTGGACCATCGACTTCATCGACTTGCGTTGTCTCAATGTTGACATTGAGACAACGCAAGGATGTTAACATTGCGACATGGAGAAGACGCAACTCGCAGGAGATCGCGCGGTGGCCCCCGCCCGCCGCCGCGGACTGGCCGACGAGGTCGCCGACCGGATCCGCGAGGCGATCTTCAGCGGTGCATACGCCCCCGGGGCACCACTGCGCGAGGTCGAACTGTCCGGCGTACTCCAGGTCAGCAGGGGTCCGGTGCGTGAAGCTCTGCGCGTACTGGAGCGCGAGGGGCTCGTGCACTGCGCCTGGCACCGCGGGACCGTGGTCACGACACTGTCCGCCGAGGATGTTGCCGAGCTCGACAGCCTGCGCGGCGCGCTTGAGGACCTCGCCGTCCAGCAGGTCATCGCACGCGCCTCGGACGAGGACCTCGCGGCCATCGAGAAGGCGACCGGCGTGATGGACCGCACGACGGACCCGCACGCCATGGTCCGCCTCGACATCGCCTTCCACGACGCCGTGTTCGCCGCCACCGGCCACCAGCGTCTCGCCGCGGCCTGGGAGACCATCCGCTGCCAGGTCCACCTGTTCCTGCTGACCCGCATCGGCCTCAGCACCGAGGGCTACCTCGCCTGCATCCCCCAGGAGCACCACGCGCTGGCCGCCGCCCTGCGCGCCCGGGACCCCCAGACCGCCCTCCCCCTGTTCGCCGCCCACCGCCGCCACGCGGTGGACGTCGTCACCGGCACGTCGAACCCGGCCTGAGCACCGGTCCAACGGCGTCTGGACGCCGCCAGGCGTGGTGAAGCGTCAGCAAGCGAAGGAACACCATGGCAAGCATCACGGGCAGGACCGTTCTGATCGTCGGCGCCTCGTCGGGGATCGGCGCGGAGGTCGCGCGCCGGCTCGGCCACGGCGGCAACCGTCTGGTCGTCACGGCACGACGGGCCCCCGAGCTGGCAGCCCTGGCTGAGGAGGTACGTGCGGCCGGCAGCGCCTGCCTGGACATTGCCGCCGACGCCCTGAACCCGAAGGCGGCCGCCGACGTGGTGGCGGCCGCAGTCGCCGAGTACGGCTCGGTGGACGTGGCCCTGCTCAACGCCGGCCAGGGACCGGACATGTCGATGGACGAGGTCACCGTGGCAGACGTGTCACGGATCATGGCGCTGAACTACGACGTCGTCGTCAACTACCTCATCCCGCTGATCGCGCAGATGGGAGACCAGCCGCACGGTGGCCTGATCGCACACACCAACTCGCTGGCAGGGCTCATGGGCATCCCCCGCCAAGGCCCCTACTCCGCCGCGAAGGCGGCCGCGCGCACGCTCATCGACGCCGCGCGCGTCGAACTGGCGCCCAAGGGCATCCGGTTCACCAGCATCCACCCCGGCTTCGTGGCGACCGACCGGGTCAACGCCGACAGCCTGCCCAAGCCCTTCCAGGTCAGTACAGAGCGCGCGGCACGCCACGTCATCCGTGCTCTGGAGAGAGAACCGGCGCAGGCGTACTTCCCCTGGGCGACGACCGCCCTGGTTCGTACCCTGAGCGTCCTGCCCACCGCGGTCTCCTCGGCAGTCCTGCGGAGCCTGGCATCCCGATAGAGCAGCCGCGGCGTGGGTGGCGGGGGCATCCCGATAGAGCAGCCGCGGCGTGGGTGGCGGGGGCATCCCGACGCCGTGGTCACCTCGCCAGAGGGGCGCCATGGCCCTCGGCGACCTCCGGCAGGCGACTCCCCCGCCCGGTCCGCGCGCCCTCGACGAACGGATCGAGGCCCGAGACACCACTGCAGCCGGCGCCGGCAGGGGATTCATGTCGCCCTGATCCCCGCCGGGTCCGCGTCGCGGGGCGTTCGCCTCGTGCGGGCGTCAGTCCGCCGTCTGTGCCGGGCCCGCCGTCACCTTCCGCAGCAGCGGCCTGCTGCCGGCGATGGCAGCGAGCATGGCCAGCGCGCCGAGGGTCGCGCAGGTCACGAGTTGCACGGCACCGGAGGCGTTGACCGTCGTACCAGCCGCCTTGTTGAGCTGCATGGCGCCGAAGACGCCCATCGCGGTGGTGCCGCCGGCCAGGACCGCCAACGGGAGGACCGTTTCGCGGACTCGGGCCCGGTCCAGCACCTTCAGCGGGGTGCCGGCCAGCCGCAGCAGGCCGTAGATCCGACGCCGGTCGAGGACGTTCGCGGCCGCGGTGAGGCCGGCGGAGGCGGCTGCGACAAGGAAGCTCAGGACCAGGGTGGCGGTGCTGACGGTGGCGATGCGGGCGATGACCGTGTCGTCCGGCGCGGAGACGTACTCCTGCGTGAACGGGTACCTGCCCGACCCCACGGGCGTCAGGGCGGTGACAGCGGTGTCGATGTCCGCCTGGCTGCCGGAGACATGGGCGATCACGCCGGTGGCACCGCCCAGCAGGCTGTCGTAGTCGTCCTCCCTCACCTCGGAGACGGTCGCCCTGACGCCCGTACGGCGCAGCGCGGTACGGGCCTCGGTGGCGGCGTGCCGGGCGTCTGCGGCGTTCGCGGTGATCACGGCCACCTGGCCCTCGTGGCTCGGCCCCTCGAAATCCAGCGTGCTGACGGAGAAGAACCCGGCCACGAACCCCGCGAGCACCAGGCCGCTGACCGTCCGCCAGGCCCCACGCGGATCGTCACTGAGCCGGCGCGCGGCCAGCAGTGTGGCCGGGCGGACGGCGCGGCGGCCCACGATCCGGCCCAGCCGGTCCACGACCCAGGGACCCAGTAGCCAGAACGCGCCGTAGAAGAGCAACAGCATGGCGACCAACTGCCGGGGCTTCAACTGGCCGCCGTCGCTCGTGCCGGCCCAGATGTAGCCCAGGACCACGACGAACAGCACCAGCCGGATCGCGCGGGTGCGGCGCGGGTTCGCCTGCTGGGCCACGCCCAGGGGCGAGGTGGCCACCTGACGCAGCGTGGTCACCGCGCTGACGGTGATCAGCGCGGTCACGGCCAGCACCACCGCCGCGAGCCACGGCAATCCCACCCACAACTGACCGATGTACCAGGCGCCGACGCCGTACGGGAGCTCGGCGAGCGCGGGCAGCAGCGCCGTGTAAGCGAGCGCACCCGCCAGGGCCCCGGCCGCGCCGACTCCGGACGCCTCGACGGCGGTCATGGCGAGGATCTGCCGCGGGGTCGCCCCGGCCAGCCGCAGCGCGGCGAGCCGCTGCTCGCGCCGGGCCGCACCCAGCCGTCCCGCGGCCGAGGCCAGCACGACGACCGGAACGACCAGAAGCACCACACCCATCAGCACGGTCCCCTGGTCGGCGCCGGTGAAGACGTTCTCCTTGGTGCCGGAGAACCCGGAGACCGTTGCGCGCTCGCTCATCCCCTCGTCGTAGTAGCTCTGTTCCCCGGCGGCCTTGGAGACGGCCGGGTCGCCGGGGGCCCGTCCGACCACCGCGACCAGTTCGTCGGGCGAGGCGAGACCGGCGGCGCCGATCGTGCCGTAGGACGTCGTCTTCGGGAAGCGGTCGGCGAGTCGGCTCGCGGGCAGTTCGTGCAACAGTGCGGCCAGGGACGGGGAGACGTACACCTCGCCCTGCTTCGGGAATCCGCTCAGACCGGGCGGCGCCGGCGTCGGGTTGCGGCCGGGCAGCTGGGCCAGGTTCACGACGGTGACCGGTTCGTGGCGGACGTATGTCGTGGTGGTGGCCTGGACGGCTGTGGCCCGCTTCGCCGGTACGGCGTCGGGGGTGCGCCACGTGGTGTGGTCGGCGCGGGCGCCGGCGCCCAGGGCGACGGCGGTCATCACCAGCAGGAGGAACGAGCCGACGGCGGCGGCGCCGGCCGCGAGCAGCTGGGACTGCAGGCCGCGACGGCCGGAGGATCTGGCGAGGTGCCAGGTCAGGGGCAGGACGGGGGAACGCATGGCATCTCCTGCCGTTCAGGCGACGGTGTACTGGCTGTGGCCGCTGATGCGGCCGTCGCGGACCTGGAGGATCCGGTCGCAGTGGGCGGCGACGTCGGCGTCGTGGGTGACCATGACCAGGGCGGCGCCCGTGTCCCGGGTGGCTGAGGTCAGCAGCCGGATGACCTCTGTACTGGTGGTCTGGTCGAGGGCGCCGGTGGGCTCGTCGGCGAAGACGACGTCCGGTTCGACGACCAGGGCGCGGGCGATGGCGACCCGTTGGGCCTGGCCGCCGGAGAGCTGTCCGGGGCGACGGTGCTCCAACCCCTCCAGGCCCAGCGGCGCGAACCAGCGGCGGGCACGCTCGACGGCTGCCTTGCGCGGGACGCCCTCCAGCATCAGCGGCAGAGCCACGTTCTCCTCCGCCGGCAGTTCCGGCAGCAGCTGACCGAACTGGAACACGAACCCGAACCGCTTGCGGCGCAGTGCGCTGAGCCTGTTCTCGCCCAGGTTGTCGACGCGCTCGCCGCGCAACAGCACCTGGCCGCCGTCCGGGCGGATGATCCCGGCGAGGGTGTGCAGCAGGGTCGACTTGCCGGACCCCGAGGGGCCCATGATCGCCAGTGAGTCGCGCTCACGGACCTCGACGTCCACGCCGGCCAGCGCGCTGGTGGAGCCGTACTTCTTGACGAGGCCGTGTCCGGCCAGGACGGTGCTCATGGTGTGTGGTGGGCCCTTCTCAGCGCTCGAACTTCCAGGTGACGCTCGTGGCGTCCGCCCTGGTCACCCGGACGGGGATCTTGACGGTCGCGCCGTCGTTCTTCTTGCCGGTGCAGGTGAGGGTGGCTCCGGTCACGGCCTTGAGGCCGGTCGGGCAGGTGACGTCGGAGACCTTGGCGCCGACCCAGGGCAGCGGGTGGTACTTGCTCTCGGTGCGGCCCGCGACGATGTCCGCCGCGAGCGCCCGGTGGCCGTCCACCGATCTCGTCGTGTGGTCGTCCAGCCCGGTGGTCGACTCGGTTCCGGCGAGCAGATACGTGCCGAGTCCGCCGAGCGCGACCACGGCACTCATACCGCCGACGATGCCGACGAGGAATTTACTGCGCTGCATCGCGTACTCCTGGTGTCCGTGGTGAGGATGCGGCTCCACCCTCGCCCGCGGCCCCGGGCGCACGCCTCGGCCGAACGGTCAGGATCGCGGGCCGGATCCGCGGCCCCCTCGACCGTTCGGCCGATCCGCTGCCGGAGGCCTGGCCCACGGCGATCGACGCGAAGACTGTTTCCACCCGGACTGCGCCCGTGGCCTCGCCGCCGGACGCCTGCTCGCCGCGGCCGTCATCGACGTTGCGCTCACGGATTCATGTCGTGGCGGCGGACCCCGAGCTGCCGGCCCGGCCCGGGCTCGCCGAATCCCATCCGTACGCCAGGATCTCGACAGCGGGCCGGGAGTTCTCCGAACTCCCGGCCCGCTGGGCCTGAGACCTGCTCCTGGACGCCTGAGCCGACAGACCGATGCCGAAAGATGCGCGCCCGGCGGCTCAGGAGGTCGTTCCTGGTGTCAGACGACCATCCACTGCTGGTTGACACCGGCGTTGCAAGTGGCCTGGTCCAGGGCCGCGCCGTTAGCCGAGGACGCCCCGGCGACCTCCAGGCACTTGCCGCTGTTGACGTTGGTGAAGGTGACGTAGCCGCCGATCACCGCCGTCCTCGTCCACAGCTGGTGCGAGGCACCGGTGCAGGTCGACTGGACGGCCACCGCTCCGTTGGCGGTGGAGGCGCCGGAGATCTGCAGGCACTTGCCGCTGTTGACGTTGACCAGCCGGTAGTTCGAGCCGACGGCCGTCGCCACCCACTGCTGGTTGGTTCCGGAGTTGCAGTTCCCGGAGTTGACGGCCGCCCCGTCCGCCGTGCTCAACGACCAGACGTCCGCGCATTTGGCGCTGTTCCGGTTGAGCAGGTGGTTGTTGGCCGCGCCGAGCGGTCCGGCGAGGACCGGCCAGCCGTTCGCGAAGGTCACCTGGCGGATGTCGAGGGTCTCCTGTCCGGAGTTGTCACCGTCGTAGTAGTGGTAGGCGAGGAACTTCGACGTGCCGTCGTCGTAGGCGTCGGCGCCACCCGCGGCCACCCTGGGATAGGCGCCGGTGAGGACGGTGGTCCCGCCGCCGGAGGCCATGTCGGTGCCGCTTTGGTCCAGGTAGGGGCCGGTGATGCTGGTGGAGCGGCCGACCACCGTGTAGTAGGTGCTGCTGACTCCGCTGCAGCACAGGCCCTTGGAGCCGAAGAGGTAGTAGTAGCCGCCGTCGAGGATGATCGTGGGGTTCTCGATGTTGACGGCGATGTGCCACAGGTTGTTGTCGGTGGTGGAGAGCTTGCCGGTGGACTGGTCCAGGACGTGCATGTAGGTGCCGGAGCCGGTCCAGGAGCCCCAGGAGATGTAGAGCCGGCCGTCCGGGCCCCAGTCGACGTTGGGGTCGATCGGGTAGTTGACGTCCGTGACCAGGCCCTGATCGGTCCACGGGCCCTCGATGTTCGTCGCGGTGGCGAGTCCCATCACCGCGTAGTTCGAGCCCCAGAGCGAACCGGCGTAGTACAGGTGGTAGGCGCCGTTGAAGTACTTGATGTCGGGGGCCCAGATGTTCGGCGGGGTCGAGCCCAGCTTGGCGGTGATCCAGGACGGGGTCGACGACCACACGTTGCCGACCTTGGTCCACCCGGAGGCGGCGGTGCCGGCACAGGTCTTGCGGACGGTGATGGATCCGCTGGGGTTGAGAGAGTCGTTCTCGAACCCTGTGGAGAACCCGTAGTAGCAGCTGCCCACCTTGATGAGGCTGGGGTCGTGCATGCGCAGGTCACCGCTGAGGGCCTGGGCGGGACCGGCCGTGGCCAGGCCCAGGAGGGTGATCAGTGCGACCAGGATCGACGCGAGAGCGGAACGTCGGGCCCTGCCGCGTCTGCCGGGGCGGGGCTCTTCGGTGTCACTTCTGGTCACGCGAGACTCCTTTGTGTCGCTGTGGCTCAGTGGGTCATGTCGGGTCGGAGGCGAGGTGGTGCCGACGCGTGCTGGTGGTCCCGGTGGGCAGGAGGGTCACGCCTCCGTCGGGCCATTCGATGCGTCCGGTCGCGCCGGTGGGCACGGTCGTCTCGACGGTGAGCTGCGTCTCTGCGAGCTCCCATCGGATCGCCACCCGCCCGTACGGCGACTCGTGGGCGGCGCTCGCCCACGAGATGCCGCCGCCCGGCCGGGGCCGGAAGACGACCTCGCGGTAGCCGGGCGCACTCGCGTCGAGCCCGGCGACCGTGGTGTGCAGCCACTGGGCGACGGCGCCGAGCGCGTAGTGGTTGAACGAGGTCATCTCGCCCGGATTGACGGTGCCGTCGGGCAGCATGCTGTCCCATCGCTCCCAGACGGTGGTGGCGTCGTGCTTGAGCGCGTAGAGCCACGAGGGGCACTCATGCTGGAGGAGCAGGGCGTACGCGCTGTCGTCGTGGTGGGTGGCGCTCAGCGCGGGTGCCACCAGCGGGGTTCCGATGAAACCGGTCTGGATGGTGTGTCCGCCCGCCGCGACCAGGTCGGCCAGGCGGCGCCCCGCCGCCGCCCGGGTCGCCGGGCCCGGAAGGAGGTCGAACTGCAGGGCGACGGCGTAGGCGGTCTGTGTGTCGCTGGTCATCAGACCGCCGGGTCCGACGTACTCGGCGACGAAGGTCTGCCGGACGCGATCCGCGAGTTCCTCGTAGCGGCGGCGGTCGTCGACGCGCCCCAGGACACCGGCGGTCCAGGCGACATGGCGCAGGGACCACGCGTAGTACGCGCTCGCGATGAGGTGCCGGTCGGTGCGGCCCGCTCCCGGGTCCTCGGGGGGTGCGAACGGGTCGAGCCAGTCGCCGAGTTGGTACCCGCGGTTCCACAGGCCCGACTCGTCGGCGAGTTCGGTGACGAGGTCGACCCATCGCCGTGCGCTGTCGTACTGGGCGGCGAGGAGACCGGTGTCGCCTGAGGCCCGGTACAGATCCCACGGAGTCAGCGCCACGACGTCGCCCCAGCCGGCGCCCGGTCTGGCCGGGGTCCACTGCTCGCCGCCCGGTATCTCGGGGACGTACCAGGGCACGGTCCCGTCGGCGTGCTGTTCCACGGCGACATCGCGCAGCCAGGACGCGAGCATGCCGTGGCAGTCGTACAGGAAGGCGGCGGTGGGGGCGAAGATCTGGATGTCGCCGGTCCAGCCGAGCCGTTCGTCGCGCTGCGGGCAGTCGGTGGGGAGATCGACGAAGTTGCCGCGCAGACTCCACACCACGTTCTCGTGGAGCCGGTTCACCTGGTCGTTGGAGCACTCGAACCAGCCGGTGCGGGCCATGTCGGTGTGGTGGACGCGGGCGGTGATGTCCAGGTGGGGGTTGCCGCCGCGCCAGCCGGTGATCTCGGCGTAGCGGAAGCCGTGGATGGTGAAGCGCGGCTCCCAGGTTTCCCGGCCGCCGCCCCGCAGGACGTACTGGTCGGTGGAGATCGCGCCGCGCAGGGGGCGTACGCACAGTTCGCCGTCCTGGAGCACCTCGGCGTGGCGGATGACGACCGTGTGCCCGGCCGGGCCGGAGACCGTGACACGGACCCTGCCGACGAGGTTCTGCCCGAAGTCCACCAGGAGCCGGTCGCCGTCCAGGGCGGTCACCAGCACCGGGGCGATCTCCTCGGTGCAGCGCACCGGCGGGCCGGTGGGCGCGACCAGGGTCGCCGGGTTCCGGGTGACGACGTCCACCGCTGACCAGTCGCCGTCGTCGAATTCGGGGCTCGACCAGCCGGGCCGTTCCTGCCGGGCGTCGTACGTCTCACCGTCGAGCAGGCCCGAGGACAGGAGGGGTCCCCGGCCGGCCCGCCAGGACGTGTCGGTGCCGACGACGGTGACGGTCCCGTCCCGGTGGACGATCTCCAGCTGGGCGAGGAGGGCGACGCGGTCGCCGTAGAGGTCGGCATGGCCGCCGTTGAAGCCCAGTCGGCCGCGGTACCAGCCGTCGGCCAGCCAGGCGCCGATGGTGTTGTCGCCGGCGCGCAGGTGCTCGGTGACGTCGTGGGTCTGGTAGCGCAGTCGGTGGTCGTAGCTGGTCCAGCCGGGGGCGAGGGTGTGGTCGCCGACCCGACGGCCGTTGATCTCGATCTCGTACAGGCCGTGGGCGGTGACGTACAGCCGTGCGCGCTCCACCTCCGCGCCGGCCTGGAAGTCCTTGCGCAGCAGCGGTGGACGCCGCTCGCCGTCGAGCCGCTCGACCGACTCGCGCTGCGGCGAGATCGCGTGCGCGGTCCAGTCCGTGGGCTCCAGCAGGCCCGTCTCCAGGCGCAGGGCCGGGCTCCAGTCGGAGGCCGCGCCGTCGGCTCCGCGGACCCGGACGCGTATCTCGGCGGGTTCCCGCGATGCCAGTGGCCGGTCCGGCCAGTCGACGAGGACGGATGCTTCGGAGGTCACCCAGGGGGTGCGGTGCGTTCGGTCGGTGCGGGTGATCTCGATCTGGTGGGCGTGTTGTGTCCAGCCGGGAGGTGCCGCGGTCCTCCAGGAGAGCCGGGGCGAGGACTCGCCGATGCCGAACGGCTCCCGGTGGTGCTCCGTGGTCGGAGCGGCCACGGCCGGTAGGGACTGGTGGGTCATCCCTTCACCGCCCCGGCGGTGAGGCCCTTGATGATGCGCTGGTTGATGAGCAGGTAGAGCACCAGGGCGCCTACGACGTTGATGCTGATGGCGGCGAACAGCGGGCCGTAGGACGTCTCGCCGTACTGGCCGGTGAAGTTGAGCAGCCCGACCTGGATGGTGCGCAGGTCGTCGTCGGTGGTGAAGGTCAGCGAGATGAGCAGGTCGTTCCAGATGAAGAAGAACTGCACCAGCGCGACCGTGAAGACGGCGTTGCGGACGGCGGGGAACCCGATCCGCCAGAAGGCCGTGAGGATGCTCGCCCCGTCGAGGGTGGCGGCTTCGAAGAGCTCGCGCGGGACCGCCCGGAAGTAGGTGGCCATCATGAAGACGGTGAGCGGGAGGCCGACCGCGGTGTAGGTGATGATCAGTGGCCACATCGTGCCGGACAGTCCGGACTGGAAGTACACCCGGAACAGGGGCAGCAGGATCATCTGGCTCGGCACCATGATGCCCAGCAGGAAGACCAGGAGGACCTGGTGGCGGCCGCGCCAGATCATCACCTCCAGGGCGAAGCCCGCGGCGGTGCCCAGCACGATGATGAGCGCGAGGGAGGGCACCGTGGCCAGGAGGCTGTTGCGCACGTAGAGGGCGACGTGGCCGGTCGTCCACGCCTCGGTGTAGTTGCCGAAGTCCCACTTGCCGGGCAGCGTCCAGGCGGGGTCGTTGACGAACTCGGACTGGGTCTTGAAGGAGCTGAGCAGCAGCCATGCCAGCGGTGCCAGTTCGATCACCACCAGCAGGGCGACGAGCAGGTTGCGGGTCAGGCGCCGGGCGTACCCGGGCTTGCGGGTGGTGGCGGACCGTGGGCTGGGCAGGAGTTTCCGCGGCGGGGCCGTCATGGTGTCGGTCATGGGGGTTCAGCCCTTGGTCAGGTCGCGTCGCGAGAAGCGGAAGATGATGAGGGTGACGCCGAGGCAGACCACGGTGAGCAGGGAGGCGATGGTGCTGCCGTAGCCGTAGTCGCCGTAGGAGAACGCGGTGCGGAACATGTACAGCGTCAGGGGCGTCGTGTCGCTGCCCGGTCCGCCGTTGGTCAGGGCGAGGACCGAGTCGAACACCTTGAGGGTGCCGTTGATGCTGAACACGACCGAGGACAGCAGTACGGGTGCGGACAGCGGCAGGACGATGTGCCGGATCAGCCGCCATCCGGTGGCGCCGTCCAGCCGCGCCGACTCGAGCGTCTCCTCGGGGATGTCGAGGAGCCCGGCGAAGATGAGGACGCCGTAGAAGCCCATGGAGCGCCATACGTCCATGACGACGAGGACGATGAAGGATCCGCCGGCGCTCGCGAACCAGTCGCCGTGGTGGATGCCCAGCCCCTCGACGGCGACGTTGGCCAGGCCGTTCTGCGGGGCGACGGCGAAGAGCTTCTGGAACATCAGGGCGACCGCGACCGTCGGGAGGATCACCGGGAAGAACACCAGCGTCCGGACGGCCGCGGACGACCTGCGCAGGACGAACACGTAGAGCAGGGCG
This is a stretch of genomic DNA from Streptomyces sp. NBC_00285. It encodes these proteins:
- a CDS encoding family 78 glycoside hydrolase catalytic domain, which encodes MTHQSLPAVAAPTTEHHREPFGIGESSPRLSWRTAAPPGWTQHAHQIEITRTDRTHRTPWVTSEASVLVDWPDRPLASREPAEIRVRVRGADGAASDWSPALRLETGLLEPTDWTAHAISPQRESVERLDGERRPPLLRKDFQAGAEVERARLYVTAHGLYEIEINGRRVGDHTLAPGWTSYDHRLRYQTHDVTEHLRAGDNTIGAWLADGWYRGRLGFNGGHADLYGDRVALLAQLEIVHRDGTVTVVGTDTSWRAGRGPLLSSGLLDGETYDARQERPGWSSPEFDDGDWSAVDVVTRNPATLVAPTGPPVRCTEEIAPVLVTALDGDRLLVDFGQNLVGRVRVTVSGPAGHTVVIRHAEVLQDGELCVRPLRGAISTDQYVLRGGGRETWEPRFTIHGFRYAEITGWRGGNPHLDITARVHHTDMARTGWFECSNDQVNRLHENVVWSLRGNFVDLPTDCPQRDERLGWTGDIQIFAPTAAFLYDCHGMLASWLRDVAVEQHADGTVPWYVPEIPGGEQWTPARPGAGWGDVVALTPWDLYRASGDTGLLAAQYDSARRWVDLVTELADESGLWNRGYQLGDWLDPFAPPEDPGAGRTDRHLIASAYYAWSLRHVAWTAGVLGRVDDRRRYEELADRVRQTFVAEYVGPGGLMTSDTQTAYAVALQFDLLPGPATRAAAGRRLADLVAAGGHTIQTGFIGTPLVAPALSATHHDDSAYALLLQHECPSWLYALKHDATTVWERWDSMLPDGTVNPGEMTSFNHYALGAVAQWLHTTVAGLDASAPGYREVVFRPRPGGGISWASAAHESPYGRVAIRWELAETQLTVETTVPTGATGRIEWPDGGVTLLPTGTTSTRRHHLASDPT
- a CDS encoding carbohydrate ABC transporter permease, producing MTDTMTAPPRKLLPSPRSATTRKPGYARRLTRNLLVALLVVIELAPLAWLLLSSFKTQSEFVNDPAWTLPGKWDFGNYTEAWTTGHVALYVRNSLLATVPSLALIIVLGTAAGFALEVMIWRGRHQVLLVFLLGIMVPSQMILLPLFRVYFQSGLSGTMWPLIITYTAVGLPLTVFMMATYFRAVPRELFEAATLDGASILTAFWRIGFPAVRNAVFTVALVQFFFIWNDLLISLTFTTDDDLRTIQVGLLNFTGQYGETSYGPLFAAISINVVGALVLYLLINQRIIKGLTAGAVKG
- a CDS encoding carbohydrate ABC transporter permease, with the translated sequence MRSVLGDRRAIAVLLGPALLVYTLVMLVPMGWSLGYTFFKGNVIEGFTFDGFGNFEKLWHDPQAHSALWFTFKYGLAVSAGQVLCGYLLALLYVFVLRRSSAAVRTLVFFPVILPTVAVALMFQKLFAVAPQNGLANVAVEGLGIHHGDWFASAGGSFIVLVVMDVWRSMGFYGVLIFAGLLDIPEETLESARLDGATGWRLIRHIVLPLSAPVLLSSVVFSINGTLKVFDSVLALTNGGPGSDTTPLTLYMFRTAFSYGDYGYGSTIASLLTVVCLGVTLIIFRFSRRDLTKG